A window of the Podospora bellae-mahoneyi strain CBS 112042 chromosome 6, whole genome shotgun sequence genome harbors these coding sequences:
- a CDS encoding hypothetical protein (EggNog:ENOG503NWN4; COG:S), whose product MIASQDNHDNFAKVTPQPGNCCDITSDASAERPTGHHRGGEEEITMSGQPARRRRGHSLASTKTVLLSLLSASPTAMAACISLQGSKACPAWQSASITTSNGRLNGIFRFLSFVSSTETFDQRLLTFVQSDYVQEKYQTLLGCGDFDLTNTTELYARFTTTVICNTIVQESIADCSLAPEDSRPVCAETCSQFAEAETYVVSDNKLCPNPGRNAKEQIRADFTDCSSPDNALSGRSCIQGIANEPENCGYGSSTIGLCWYCAKGGINSTDSCCYNSNAESRCAGVVLPSITPTFVLPTNTALPPSNEQNDADKTGLGGGPIAGIVIGSIGGAALLALGIFLCWRRRRQRQGSQSGSVFNQPSPARKGPAVPQMAQPGTPGQPGVPPGFEALPGGRIARMSALEGHSADAPSHHVGRDIATATSAGYSRRSDRRRGDDHSSSDGFGSSPESDRGTGIGVLRPPPTALRRNGSLSSSSVLNSDEPHSPTSGGMSSPQGMASQQSEQLPFFRDYYSQDEIHPGDRVAVLWAYQPRAPDEFTLDRGHMLKVVGIWDDGWATGILLDERAEEWEARRNAQRDSGVSNTSGRVASTSPPANGEIKAFPLVCVCLPEHWRRTIEGDGSTETGSSSHPLTTTTGS is encoded by the exons ATGATAGCATCCCAAGACAACCATGACAACTTCGCAAAGGTGACACCACAACCCGGAAACTGCTGCGACATCACCAGTGACGCGTCTGCCGAAAGGCCAACTGGGCACCacagagggggagaggaggagatcacAATGAGCGGACAGCCAGCccggagaaggcgagggcaTTCGTTAGCAAGCACCAAGACCGTGCTTCTTTCTTTAttatcagcatcaccaactgCCATGGCCGCCTGCATTTCACTGCAAGGATCTAAAGCTTGTCCGGCCTGGCAGTCAGCTTCCATTACAACTTCCAATGGTCGTCTGAACGGTATCTT TCGTTTCTTATCATTCGTTTCTAGCACCGAGACTTTCGATCAACGCTTATTGACTTTTGTGCAATCGGACTATGTCCAAGAAAA ATATCAAACCCTGCTCGGTTGCGGAGATTTTGatctcaccaacaccaccgagctCTACGCGCGTTTCACAACTACTGTAATATGTAATACTATCGTGCAAGAATCGATAGCAGATTGCAGTCTCGCCCCCGAAGACTCTCGACCTGTGTGCGCGGAAACATGC TCACAATttgccgaggccgagacgTACGTTGTCAGTGACAACAAGCTCTGTCCCAACCCCGGTAGGAACGCAAAGGAGCAGATCAGAGCCGACTTTACGGACTGCTCATCGCCTGACAATGCGCTTTCCGGACGCTCCTGTATCCAGGGTATCGCCAACGAGCCCGAGAACTGCGGGTATGGTAGTAGCACCATTGGTCTGTGTTGGTACTGCGCTAAGGGCGGCATCAACTCGACCGATAGTTGCTGCTACAACTCGAATGCCGAGTCGAGGTGTGCTGGTGTCGTTTTGCCCTCGATCACACCTACCTTTGTACTTCCCACAAACACAGCACTGCCGCCCTCGAACGAGCAAAACGACGCTGACAAAACCGGGCTAGGAGGGGGACCCATTGCTGGAATTGTGATTGGATCGATTGGCGGTGCTGCCCTGTTGGCATTGGGCATCTTCCtctgttggcggcggcgtagGCAGAGGCAGGGAAGTCAGAGCGGAAGCGTCTTCAATCAACCATCGCCTGCTAGGAAAGGGCCGGCCGTTCCTCAAATGGCTCAGCCAGGAACACCAGGACAGCCAGGTGTGCCACCGGGCTTTGAGGCTCTACCGGGCGGTAGAATAGCCCGGATGTCGGCACTCGAGGGACACTCGGCCGATGCACCATCACACCACGTTGGCCGAGATATCGCCACAGCCACGTCTGCCGGCTACAGTAGGAGGAGcgacagaagaagaggcgaCGATCATTCCTCCTCTGACGGGTTTGGGTCCAGCCCAGAATCAGACCGCGGCACGGGGATTGGAGTTCTCAGACCTCCGCCAACTGCTCTCAGGAGGAATGGTTCGCTCTCTAGCAGCTCGGTGCTGAATAGTGATGAGCCGCACTCCCCAACTAGTGGTGGGATGTCCTCTCCCCAAGGTATGGCCAGCCAGCAGTCCGAGCAGCTGCCATTCTTCAGAGACTACTATTCGCAAGACGAAATTCACCCTGGCGATAGGGTGGCTGTGCTGTGGGCATATCAACCGCGTGCCCCTGACGAGTTCACTTTGGACCGCGGGCATATgctcaaggttgtgggtATTTGGGACGATGGGTGGGCGACGGGTATTCTGTTGGATGAGAGAgcggaggagtgggaggctCGCAGGAATGCTCAGCGAGACAGCGGGGTCTCGAACACATCTGGCAGAGTGGCATCGACTTCTCCACCAGCGAACGGTGAAATCAAGGCGTTCCCCCTCGTGTGTGTCTGCCTGCCAGAGCATTGGAGACGGACGATCGAGGGCGATGGGTCTACCGAGACGGGATCTAGCAGCCACCCGCTGACGACAACAACTGGGTCCTGA